In Oscillospiraceae bacterium, one DNA window encodes the following:
- a CDS encoding DUF998 domain-containing protein, giving the protein MSKDRNKFKRLMCFTGVLSLVFYVLHDYIGGLNYPGYDRLSQVVSDLTAVSAPSYVIANGLTAVYGLFGSLCCTIVSLIVCENVVGNRLLRLGVYLFTVMSWISAIGFSLFPLSQPGPSAAAFRDIMHIYAVTFSSVLLTIASLILIMIGGIKARPLAKGLPLIAAVALACILIGTFGVGLVPHDYFGLVERFCAYSPAVFTAVLGLYGLRFLKASSRINYL; this is encoded by the coding sequence ATGTCGAAAGACCGGAATAAATTCAAACGCCTAATGTGTTTCACAGGCGTATTGTCTCTGGTGTTTTACGTTCTTCATGACTATATCGGCGGTTTGAATTATCCCGGTTATGACCGTCTGAGTCAAGTTGTCAGCGACCTAACGGCAGTCAGCGCACCGTCTTATGTCATTGCAAACGGCCTGACTGCGGTTTATGGATTGTTTGGTTCTTTATGCTGCACAATCGTCAGTTTGATTGTCTGTGAAAACGTAGTCGGGAATCGTTTATTACGGCTTGGCGTCTATTTGTTTACCGTCATGAGCTGGATTTCCGCCATCGGCTTTTCTTTGTTCCCGCTCTCGCAGCCCGGACCTTCCGCAGCCGCTTTCCGGGATATCATGCACATCTATGCAGTGACCTTTTCCAGCGTCCTGCTGACCATCGCCTCATTGATTCTGATCATGATCGGCGGAATCAAAGCCCGCCCGCTGGCCAAAGGCTTGCCCTTGATTGCCGCAGTCGCGCTTGCCTGCATCTTGATCGGTACATTCGGTGTCGGGTTGGTGCCGCACGATTATTTCGGCCTCGTTGAGCGTTTCTGCGCCTACAGCCCGGCTGTTTTCACCGCCGTTCTGGGTTTATACGGCTTGCGTTTTTTAAAAGCCTCAAGCCGAATTAACTATTTATAA
- a CDS encoding D-serine ammonia-lyase — MKPIIDINTELLEDLKNARPVVWVNPELKPFDEVKSGLALHREDIVDAEERLMRFAPLIQRIFPETTVSKGIIESPLRELPKMKTALEKRYGIQITGRLFLKCDHELPVAGSVKARGGIYEVLKFTEKLAEENGFDRKDYASLADEKWRKCFSAYSILVGSTGNLGLSIGTMSAVLGYRAVVHMSADAKEWKKNLLRSRGVEVIEHPAAYSVAVCNARDEAKKDDRSYFVDDEHSTDLFLGYAVAADRLKSQMDALGLAQTPESALAAYLPCGVGGAPGGITFGLKTVYGDAAKSWFIQSAQSPCMLLGMASKLYNGIRVDDIGLSGKTDADGLAVGRPSGLVSGMMKNLVSGICTIADEEMYPLLALLKETEDIYIEPSAATCLFGPVAAAKAGKKADIHICWATGGSMVPKETAQMHIQKGKQMLVPVSPI, encoded by the coding sequence ATGAAACCGATCATCGATATCAACACGGAGCTTCTGGAAGATCTGAAAAACGCCCGACCTGTTGTTTGGGTCAATCCCGAACTGAAGCCTTTCGACGAGGTAAAGTCCGGCCTTGCCCTGCACCGGGAAGATATCGTCGATGCCGAGGAAAGATTAATGCGGTTTGCTCCCCTGATCCAACGGATTTTCCCCGAAACAACCGTCAGCAAGGGCATCATCGAATCACCGCTGCGGGAGCTGCCAAAGATGAAAACGGCACTTGAGAAGCGTTACGGAATTCAAATCACCGGCAGGTTGTTTTTAAAATGCGATCACGAATTGCCGGTCGCCGGCTCGGTCAAAGCGCGGGGCGGCATTTATGAGGTGTTAAAGTTCACCGAAAAATTGGCCGAAGAAAACGGTTTTGACCGAAAAGACTACGCTTCTCTTGCCGATGAAAAATGGAGAAAGTGTTTTTCGGCCTATTCCATTCTGGTGGGCAGTACCGGCAATTTGGGCCTTTCTATCGGAACAATGTCGGCAGTGCTGGGATATCGGGCCGTGGTGCATATGTCCGCGGACGCCAAAGAGTGGAAGAAGAACCTGCTGCGCAGCCGCGGCGTCGAGGTGATCGAACATCCGGCGGCCTATTCGGTGGCGGTCTGCAACGCCCGTGACGAAGCCAAGAAAGACGATCGCAGTTACTTTGTGGATGACGAACATTCAACCGACCTCTTCTTGGGATACGCGGTCGCCGCTGACCGGCTGAAGAGTCAGATGGACGCACTGGGGCTTGCCCAGACTCCGGAATCGGCCTTAGCCGCCTACCTGCCCTGTGGTGTGGGCGGCGCTCCCGGCGGGATCACATTCGGGCTCAAAACCGTTTACGGGGACGCGGCAAAGAGCTGGTTTATCCAGTCTGCTCAATCCCCCTGTATGCTGTTGGGAATGGCGTCAAAACTTTATAACGGTATTCGGGTAGATGATATCGGTTTGTCCGGCAAAACCGACGCAGACGGTTTGGCAGTGGGAAGACCCTCAGGCCTGGTCAGCGGGATGATGAAAAATTTGGTCAGCGGTATTTGCACCATCGCCGATGAGGAGATGTATCCGCTGTTAGCATTGTTAAAAGAAACAGAGGACATCTATATCGAACCCTCGGCCGCCACTTGTCTGTTTGGCCCGGTGGCTGCGGCAAAAGCGGGAAAAAAAGCCGATATTCATATTTGCTGGGCTACCGGCGGGTCGATGGTTCCAAAAGAGACGGCTCAAATGCATATTCAAAAAGGAAAGCAAATGCTGGTGCCCGTGAGTCCGATTTAA
- a CDS encoding L-rhamnose mutarotase: MKRYGSVIAVRQEKLEEYKKLHANAWPEVLAMIKKCSIQNYSIYYRDGLLFSYFEYTGTDYAADMAKMAADPVTQEWWKHTDPCQEPVDTAKPGEWWSPAEEVFHLD, encoded by the coding sequence ATGAAACGTTATGGTTCCGTTATCGCCGTCCGTCAGGAAAAACTTGAGGAATATAAAAAACTGCATGCCAACGCCTGGCCGGAGGTGCTTGCCATGATTAAAAAATGCAGCATTCAAAACTATTCGATCTATTACCGCGACGGTCTTTTATTCAGCTATTTTGAATACACCGGCACCGATTACGCCGCCGATATGGCCAAAATGGCCGCCGACCCGGTCACACAGGAGTGGTGGAAACACACTGACCCCTGTCAAGAACCGGTTGACACGGCAAAGCCCGGTGAGTGGTGGTCACCGGCCGAAGAGGTTTTTCACCTCGACTGA